A genomic window from Denticeps clupeoides chromosome 11, fDenClu1.1, whole genome shotgun sequence includes:
- the tjp2b gene encoding tight junction protein ZO-2b isoform X6, giving the protein MPVKGGGRVAYASKKENVGTSGMEETVWEQYTVTLQRDSKMGFGIAVSGGRDNPNVGSGETSIIVSDVLKGGPADGLLYENDRVIQVNTMPMDNVPHSFAVQQLRKCGKVAKITVKRSRKVPAQAIKRPPSPSQDSRVYNTSSYYPDDTRSIHSVGDTEPGWQGGNGGPGYPRSRDPSLEKGRGGGYLDPDYDQGYRRERSRGRSMERSPSPDRGYRRDGSRGRALERSSSPEPRYQRERSRGRGTSPGGGSGYGTRRYEPRDEKISRSYSRDNLHEHSPSPSHRNNLEPLEKPVSVMLVKNRPTEEYGLRLGSQIFIKEMTSTGLAARDGNLQEGDIILKINGTVTENLSLSDAGKLIEKSRGKLQLVVQRDRRQILIRLPALVDSDSEPDDMSEIESYHSYSPQDDQRSRQSDLSSHSSNEIPRENTREETHSRAPKMSAMASPFRVPEPLTPPQEEMEEMQVEEPPAAVMTTPKILLRPSPEDEAMYGANTVMVNFLKEDSVGLRLAGGNDVGIFIAGVQEGSPAEKEGLRVGDQILKVNNVDFRGIVREEAVLFLLEIPKGDDVTILAQNKSDVYEDVLVSGRGDSFFIRTHFEYEKETMQSLAFSRGEVFKVVDTLYDGKLGNWLAIRVGKEKQLLEKGIIPNKSRADQMASVQNSQRVVGTDRADFWRLRGQRTGRKKDLRKSREETGSGAIGTRFPAYERVVLREAGFRRPVVLFGPIADAANEKLASELPDEFVIAKTEPKDAGSEKSSGVVRLNTIRQIIEQDKHALLDVTPKAVDTLNYTQWYPIVIFFNPDSKQGIKTMRHRLVPNSSRSARKLYDQAAKLRKSCSYLFTAAIELNSANDAWYGSVKDSIREQQTQAVWVSEGKLEGTEADLEIPDDRMSYLSAMSADYLSMDSRLASDYDDTADEGGVYTDNELEELHNQSVSAISRSSEPVMPEEILRKASPVIRGRLRRIGSREMLNEPRPSPMTTFLPESRPTPMTTFLPEPPKVKTLPQSPVLRGPHDSNHGYESHSSSPTNSDHPRGHDSPGGSKPPPPPVALKPSYTSRLTQPTRDHAQLEKSPEDPSQKSFLGKVRAFEKMDHFARTQRMLELQEAQNARLEIAQKHPDIYAVPLKSQKLDHSRPQPIGSSSRPEPQATPSKLPYADSRPQRPSEDAQEGYRGQPASQTGQGYYIDTQQYQDTEL; this is encoded by the exons ATGCCCGTGAAAGGGGGAGGAAGAGTGGCGTACGcaagtaaaaaggaaaatgtcGGA ACCTCGGGAATGGAAGAGACTGTTTGGGAACAGTACACTGTGACACTACAGAGG GATTCTAAAATGGGCTTCGGGATTGCAGTGTCGGGGGGCCGCGACAATCCTAACGTGGGCAGCGGCGAGACGTCCATCATCGTCTCGGACGTGTTAAAAGGCGGCCCGGCCGACGGACTTCTATA TGAAAACGACCGCGTCATTCAGGTCAACACCATGCCCATGGATAATGTGCCTCACTCCTTCGCTGTACAGCAGCTCCGAAAATGTGGGAAGGTGGCCAAGATT ACGGTGAAGCGATCCCGCAAAGTGCCCGCCCAGGCCATCAAGCGGCCTCCGTCCCCCAGCCAGGACAGCAGGGTGTACAACACTTCCAGCTACTACCCCGACGACACCCGCAGCATCCACAGCGTGGGAGACACCGAGCCGGGCTGGCAGGGTGGCAACGGCGGCCCGGGCTACCCTCGATCCAGAGACCCTAGTCTGGAAAAGGGCCGCGGGGGGGGTTACCTGGACCCAGACTACGATCAGGGATACCGACGCGAACGAAGCAgag GCAGGAGCATGGAGCGCTCGCCCAGCCCAGACAGAGGCTACCGGAGGGACGGCAGCAGAGGCCGCGCTCTGGAGCGCAGCTCCAGCCCCGAGCCACGGTACCAGCGCGAGCGCAGCCGAGGCCGCGGCACGAGTCCCGGAGGCGGGTCCGGATACGGCACGCGGAGATACGAGCCGCGGGACGAGAAGATTTCGAGGAGTTACAGCAGGGATAACCTGCACGAGCACTCGCCTTCTCCCAGCCACAGAAACAACCTTGAGCCTCTGGAGAAACCAGTCAGTGTGATGCTGGTGAAGAACCGGCCAACTGAAG AGTACGGCCTCCGACTGGGCAGCCAGATCTTCATTAAGGAGATGACCAGCACTGGCCTGGCCGCACGCGACGGCAATCTGCAGGAAGGAGACATTATTCTGAAG ATTAACGGGACGGTCACGGAGAACCTGTCCCTGAGCGACGCGGGGAAGCTGATCGAGAAGTCGCGCGGTAAGCTGCAGCTGGTCGTCCAGAGAGACCGCAGACAGATCCTCATCCGTCTCCCAGCGCTGGTGGACAGCGACTCCGAGCCGGATG acATGTCAGAAATTGAATCGTACCATTCCTACTCTCCACAAGATGACCAGAGGTCACGACAGTCTGACCTCTCCTCTCATTCCTCCAATGAAATACCACGTGAAAACACCAG GGAGGAAACCCACAGCCGAGCTCCCAAGATGAGTGCAAtggcttcaccattcagagtcCCTGAACCCCTGACCCCACCccaggaggagatggaggagatgcaGGTGGAGGAACCCCCAG CAGCTGTAATGACAACTCCAAAAATCCTGCTTAGGCCCAGCCCTGAGGATGAGGCTATGTACGG GGCAAACACAGTGATGGTGAACTTCCTGAAAGAAGACAGCGTGGGATTAAGGTTGGCGGGTGGGAACGATGTTGGCATCTTCATCGCCGGGGTGCAGGAGGGCAGTCCAGCGGAAAAGGAGGGACTACGTGTCGGAGACCAGATACTCAAG GTGAACAATGTTGACTTCCGGGGCATCGTAAGGGAGGAGGCCGTGTTGTTTCTGCTGGAGATCCCTAAAGGAGATGACGTGACCATCCTGGCACAGAACAAATCTGACG TTTACGAAGACGTCCTGGTTTCTGGGCGGGGCGACTCCTTCTTCATCCGGACCCACTTTGAGTACGAGAAGGAGACCATGCAGAGCCTGGCCTTCTCCCGGGGGGAGGTGTTTAAGGTGGTGGACACACTGTACGATGGCAAGCTTGGCAACTGGCTGGCCATCCGAGTGGGCAAAGAGAAGCAGCTTCTGGAAAAAGGCATCATTCCCAACAAGAGCAG GGCGGATCAGATGGCCAGTGTGCAGAACTCACAGCGGGTGGTTGGTACAGATCGGGCAGATTTCTGGCGCCTGCGTGGCCAGAGGACCGGGAGGAAGAAAGACCTGAGGAAGAGCAGAGAGGAGACGGGTAGTGGGGCGATCGGCACGCGCTTCCCTGCGTATGAGAGAGTGGTGCTGAGAGAGG CCGGGTTCAGGAGGCCTGTTGTGCTGTTTGGACCCATCGCAGATGCAGCCAATGAGAAACTGGCCTCTGAACTTCCAGATGAGTTTGTGATTGCCA AAACGGAGCCCAAAGATGCTGGGTCAGAGAAGTCCTCGGGCGTGGTGCGACTCAACACCATCCGCCAGATAATCGAGCAG GACAAACACGCCCTCCTTGACGTGACCCCCAAAGCAGTGGACACGTTGAACTACACGCAGTGGTACCCAATTGTGATCTTCTTCAACCCCGACAGCAAGCAGGGCATTAAGACCATGAGGCATCGGCTGGTTCCCAACTCCAGTCGCAGCGCCAGGAAATTGTATGACCAGGCGGCGAAGCTCAGGAAGTCCTGCTCGTACCTCTTCACTG CGGCTATCGAGTTGAACTCTGCCAACGACGCCTGGTACGGCAGTGTGAAAGACTCGATACGAGAGCAGCAGACCCAAGCGGTGTGGGTCTCGGAGGGGAAG CTGGAGGGGACAGAGGCGGATCTTGAGATCCCTGACGACCGCATGTCTTATTTGTCGGCCATGAGTGCCGACTACCTGAGCATGGACAGCCGGCTTGCCAGCGACTATGATGACACGGCCGACGAGGGTGGGGTTTATACAGATAACGAGCTTGAGGAGCTGCACAACCAATCGGTGTCCGCCATCAGCCGTTCCTCCGAGCCGGTCATGCCAGAGGAG ATCCTGCGCAAGGCCAGCCCTGTGATCCGTGGCCGACTCAGGAGGATAGGGAGCAGGGAGATGCTGAATGAGCCCCGCCCCAGTCCCATGACAACCTTCCTGCCTGAGTCCCGCCCCACTCCTATGACCACTTTCCTGCCCGAGCCCCCCAAG GTGAAAACGCTTCCGCAGAGCCCAGTGCTTCGTGGCCCACACGACTCCAATCACGGCTACGAATCCCACTCCAGCAGCCCCACCAACAGCGACCACCCCCGCGGCCACGACTCGCCCGGAGGGAGCAAACCCCCACCGCCGCCCGTCGCACTGAAGCCTTCCTACACGTCCCGCCTCACCCAGCCCACAAGGGACCATGCGCAGCTGGAGAAGAGCCCTGAAGACCCTTCTCAGAAGTCCTTCCTGGGGAAGGTGAGGGCATTCGAGAAGATGGACCACTTCGCTCGGACCCAGAGGATGCTGGAGCTGCAGGAGGCCCAGAACGCTCGG CTGGAAATCGCTCAGAAGCATCCTGACATCTATGCCGTTCCGCTGAAGTCCCAGAAGCTGGACCACAGTCGGCCGCAGCCCATTGG TTCCAGCTCTCGACCCGAGCCGCAGGCCACGCCTTCCAAGCTGCCGTACGCAGACAGCCGGCCGCAGCGCCCCAGCGAGGACGCGCAGGAGGGCTATCGCGGGCAGCCGGCCAGCCAGACGGGTCAAGGTTACTACATCGACACTCAGCAGTACCAGGACACCGAGCTGTAG
- the tjp2b gene encoding tight junction protein ZO-2b isoform X4: MRLGISSFITDILNTSSSLCFCWPEGKTSGMEETVWEQYTVTLQRDSKMGFGIAVSGGRDNPNVGSGETSIIVSDVLKGGPADGLLYENDRVIQVNTMPMDNVPHSFAVQQLRKCGKVAKITVKRSRKVPAQAIKRPPSPSQDSRVYNTSSYYPDDTRSIHSVGDTEPGWQGGNGGPGYPRSRDPSLEKGRGGGYLDPDYDQGYRRERSRGRSMERSPSPDRGYRRDGSRGRALERSSSPEPRYQRERSRGRGTSPGGGSGYGTRRYEPRDEKISRSYSRDNLHEHSPSPSHRNNLEPLEKPVSVMLVKNRPTEEYGLRLGSQIFIKEMTSTGLAARDGNLQEGDIILKINGTVTENLSLSDAGKLIEKSRGKLQLVVQRDRRQILIRLPALVDSDSEPDDMSEIESYHSYSPQDDQRSRQSDLSSHSSNEIPRENTREETHSRAPKMSAMASPFRVPEPLTPPQEEMEEMQVEEPPAAVMTTPKILLRPSPEDEAMYGANTVMVNFLKEDSVGLRLAGGNDVGIFIAGVQEGSPAEKEGLRVGDQILKVNNVDFRGIVREEAVLFLLEIPKGDDVTILAQNKSDVYEDVLVSGRGDSFFIRTHFEYEKETMQSLAFSRGEVFKVVDTLYDGKLGNWLAIRVGKEKQLLEKGIIPNKSRADQMASVQNSQRVVGTDRADFWRLRGQRTGRKKDLRKSREETGSGAIGTRFPAYERVVLREAGFRRPVVLFGPIADAANEKLASELPDEFVIAKTEPKDAGSEKSSGVVRLNTIRQIIEQDKHALLDVTPKAVDTLNYTQWYPIVIFFNPDSKQGIKTMRHRLVPNSSRSARKLYDQAAKLRKSCSYLFTAAIELNSANDAWYGSVKDSIREQQTQAVWVSEGKLEGTEADLEIPDDRMSYLSAMSADYLSMDSRLASDYDDTADEGGVYTDNELEELHNQSVSAISRSSEPVMPEEILRKASPVIRGRLRRIGSREMLNEPRPSPMTTFLPESRPTPMTTFLPEPPKVKTLPQSPVLRGPHDSNHGYESHSSSPTNSDHPRGHDSPGGSKPPPPPVALKPSYTSRLTQPTRDHAQLEKSPEDPSQKSFLGKVRAFEKMDHFARTQRMLELQEAQNARLEIAQKHPDIYAVPLKSQKLDHSRPQPIGSSSRPEPQATPSKLPYADSRPQRPSEDAQEGYRGQPASQTGQGYYIDTQQYQDTEL; the protein is encoded by the exons ACCTCGGGAATGGAAGAGACTGTTTGGGAACAGTACACTGTGACACTACAGAGG GATTCTAAAATGGGCTTCGGGATTGCAGTGTCGGGGGGCCGCGACAATCCTAACGTGGGCAGCGGCGAGACGTCCATCATCGTCTCGGACGTGTTAAAAGGCGGCCCGGCCGACGGACTTCTATA TGAAAACGACCGCGTCATTCAGGTCAACACCATGCCCATGGATAATGTGCCTCACTCCTTCGCTGTACAGCAGCTCCGAAAATGTGGGAAGGTGGCCAAGATT ACGGTGAAGCGATCCCGCAAAGTGCCCGCCCAGGCCATCAAGCGGCCTCCGTCCCCCAGCCAGGACAGCAGGGTGTACAACACTTCCAGCTACTACCCCGACGACACCCGCAGCATCCACAGCGTGGGAGACACCGAGCCGGGCTGGCAGGGTGGCAACGGCGGCCCGGGCTACCCTCGATCCAGAGACCCTAGTCTGGAAAAGGGCCGCGGGGGGGGTTACCTGGACCCAGACTACGATCAGGGATACCGACGCGAACGAAGCAgag GCAGGAGCATGGAGCGCTCGCCCAGCCCAGACAGAGGCTACCGGAGGGACGGCAGCAGAGGCCGCGCTCTGGAGCGCAGCTCCAGCCCCGAGCCACGGTACCAGCGCGAGCGCAGCCGAGGCCGCGGCACGAGTCCCGGAGGCGGGTCCGGATACGGCACGCGGAGATACGAGCCGCGGGACGAGAAGATTTCGAGGAGTTACAGCAGGGATAACCTGCACGAGCACTCGCCTTCTCCCAGCCACAGAAACAACCTTGAGCCTCTGGAGAAACCAGTCAGTGTGATGCTGGTGAAGAACCGGCCAACTGAAG AGTACGGCCTCCGACTGGGCAGCCAGATCTTCATTAAGGAGATGACCAGCACTGGCCTGGCCGCACGCGACGGCAATCTGCAGGAAGGAGACATTATTCTGAAG ATTAACGGGACGGTCACGGAGAACCTGTCCCTGAGCGACGCGGGGAAGCTGATCGAGAAGTCGCGCGGTAAGCTGCAGCTGGTCGTCCAGAGAGACCGCAGACAGATCCTCATCCGTCTCCCAGCGCTGGTGGACAGCGACTCCGAGCCGGATG acATGTCAGAAATTGAATCGTACCATTCCTACTCTCCACAAGATGACCAGAGGTCACGACAGTCTGACCTCTCCTCTCATTCCTCCAATGAAATACCACGTGAAAACACCAG GGAGGAAACCCACAGCCGAGCTCCCAAGATGAGTGCAAtggcttcaccattcagagtcCCTGAACCCCTGACCCCACCccaggaggagatggaggagatgcaGGTGGAGGAACCCCCAG CAGCTGTAATGACAACTCCAAAAATCCTGCTTAGGCCCAGCCCTGAGGATGAGGCTATGTACGG GGCAAACACAGTGATGGTGAACTTCCTGAAAGAAGACAGCGTGGGATTAAGGTTGGCGGGTGGGAACGATGTTGGCATCTTCATCGCCGGGGTGCAGGAGGGCAGTCCAGCGGAAAAGGAGGGACTACGTGTCGGAGACCAGATACTCAAG GTGAACAATGTTGACTTCCGGGGCATCGTAAGGGAGGAGGCCGTGTTGTTTCTGCTGGAGATCCCTAAAGGAGATGACGTGACCATCCTGGCACAGAACAAATCTGACG TTTACGAAGACGTCCTGGTTTCTGGGCGGGGCGACTCCTTCTTCATCCGGACCCACTTTGAGTACGAGAAGGAGACCATGCAGAGCCTGGCCTTCTCCCGGGGGGAGGTGTTTAAGGTGGTGGACACACTGTACGATGGCAAGCTTGGCAACTGGCTGGCCATCCGAGTGGGCAAAGAGAAGCAGCTTCTGGAAAAAGGCATCATTCCCAACAAGAGCAG GGCGGATCAGATGGCCAGTGTGCAGAACTCACAGCGGGTGGTTGGTACAGATCGGGCAGATTTCTGGCGCCTGCGTGGCCAGAGGACCGGGAGGAAGAAAGACCTGAGGAAGAGCAGAGAGGAGACGGGTAGTGGGGCGATCGGCACGCGCTTCCCTGCGTATGAGAGAGTGGTGCTGAGAGAGG CCGGGTTCAGGAGGCCTGTTGTGCTGTTTGGACCCATCGCAGATGCAGCCAATGAGAAACTGGCCTCTGAACTTCCAGATGAGTTTGTGATTGCCA AAACGGAGCCCAAAGATGCTGGGTCAGAGAAGTCCTCGGGCGTGGTGCGACTCAACACCATCCGCCAGATAATCGAGCAG GACAAACACGCCCTCCTTGACGTGACCCCCAAAGCAGTGGACACGTTGAACTACACGCAGTGGTACCCAATTGTGATCTTCTTCAACCCCGACAGCAAGCAGGGCATTAAGACCATGAGGCATCGGCTGGTTCCCAACTCCAGTCGCAGCGCCAGGAAATTGTATGACCAGGCGGCGAAGCTCAGGAAGTCCTGCTCGTACCTCTTCACTG CGGCTATCGAGTTGAACTCTGCCAACGACGCCTGGTACGGCAGTGTGAAAGACTCGATACGAGAGCAGCAGACCCAAGCGGTGTGGGTCTCGGAGGGGAAG CTGGAGGGGACAGAGGCGGATCTTGAGATCCCTGACGACCGCATGTCTTATTTGTCGGCCATGAGTGCCGACTACCTGAGCATGGACAGCCGGCTTGCCAGCGACTATGATGACACGGCCGACGAGGGTGGGGTTTATACAGATAACGAGCTTGAGGAGCTGCACAACCAATCGGTGTCCGCCATCAGCCGTTCCTCCGAGCCGGTCATGCCAGAGGAG ATCCTGCGCAAGGCCAGCCCTGTGATCCGTGGCCGACTCAGGAGGATAGGGAGCAGGGAGATGCTGAATGAGCCCCGCCCCAGTCCCATGACAACCTTCCTGCCTGAGTCCCGCCCCACTCCTATGACCACTTTCCTGCCCGAGCCCCCCAAG GTGAAAACGCTTCCGCAGAGCCCAGTGCTTCGTGGCCCACACGACTCCAATCACGGCTACGAATCCCACTCCAGCAGCCCCACCAACAGCGACCACCCCCGCGGCCACGACTCGCCCGGAGGGAGCAAACCCCCACCGCCGCCCGTCGCACTGAAGCCTTCCTACACGTCCCGCCTCACCCAGCCCACAAGGGACCATGCGCAGCTGGAGAAGAGCCCTGAAGACCCTTCTCAGAAGTCCTTCCTGGGGAAGGTGAGGGCATTCGAGAAGATGGACCACTTCGCTCGGACCCAGAGGATGCTGGAGCTGCAGGAGGCCCAGAACGCTCGG CTGGAAATCGCTCAGAAGCATCCTGACATCTATGCCGTTCCGCTGAAGTCCCAGAAGCTGGACCACAGTCGGCCGCAGCCCATTGG TTCCAGCTCTCGACCCGAGCCGCAGGCCACGCCTTCCAAGCTGCCGTACGCAGACAGCCGGCCGCAGCGCCCCAGCGAGGACGCGCAGGAGGGCTATCGCGGGCAGCCGGCCAGCCAGACGGGTCAAGGTTACTACATCGACACTCAGCAGTACCAGGACACCGAGCTGTAG
- the tjp2b gene encoding tight junction protein ZO-2b isoform X7 — MAVRYHKQTSGMEETVWEQYTVTLQRDSKMGFGIAVSGGRDNPNVGSGETSIIVSDVLKGGPADGLLYENDRVIQVNTMPMDNVPHSFAVQQLRKCGKVAKITVKRSRKVPAQAIKRPPSPSQDSRVYNTSSYYPDDTRSIHSVGDTEPGWQGGNGGPGYPRSRDPSLEKGRGGGYLDPDYDQGYRRERSRGRSMERSPSPDRGYRRDGSRGRALERSSSPEPRYQRERSRGRGTSPGGGSGYGTRRYEPRDEKISRSYSRDNLHEHSPSPSHRNNLEPLEKPVSVMLVKNRPTEEYGLRLGSQIFIKEMTSTGLAARDGNLQEGDIILKINGTVTENLSLSDAGKLIEKSRGKLQLVVQRDRRQILIRLPALVDSDSEPDDMSEIESYHSYSPQDDQRSRQSDLSSHSSNEIPRENTREETHSRAPKMSAMASPFRVPEPLTPPQEEMEEMQVEEPPAAVMTTPKILLRPSPEDEAMYGANTVMVNFLKEDSVGLRLAGGNDVGIFIAGVQEGSPAEKEGLRVGDQILKVNNVDFRGIVREEAVLFLLEIPKGDDVTILAQNKSDVYEDVLVSGRGDSFFIRTHFEYEKETMQSLAFSRGEVFKVVDTLYDGKLGNWLAIRVGKEKQLLEKGIIPNKSRADQMASVQNSQRVVGTDRADFWRLRGQRTGRKKDLRKSREETGSGAIGTRFPAYERVVLREAGFRRPVVLFGPIADAANEKLASELPDEFVIAKTEPKDAGSEKSSGVVRLNTIRQIIEQDKHALLDVTPKAVDTLNYTQWYPIVIFFNPDSKQGIKTMRHRLVPNSSRSARKLYDQAAKLRKSCSYLFTAAIELNSANDAWYGSVKDSIREQQTQAVWVSEGKLEGTEADLEIPDDRMSYLSAMSADYLSMDSRLASDYDDTADEGGVYTDNELEELHNQSVSAISRSSEPVMPEEILRKASPVIRGRLRRIGSREMLNEPRPSPMTTFLPESRPTPMTTFLPEPPKVKTLPQSPVLRGPHDSNHGYESHSSSPTNSDHPRGHDSPGGSKPPPPPVALKPSYTSRLTQPTRDHAQLEKSPEDPSQKSFLGKVRAFEKMDHFARTQRMLELQEAQNARLEIAQKHPDIYAVPLKSQKLDHSRPQPIGSSSRPEPQATPSKLPYADSRPQRPSEDAQEGYRGQPASQTGQGYYIDTQQYQDTEL, encoded by the exons ATGGCTGTGAGGTACCACAAACAG ACCTCGGGAATGGAAGAGACTGTTTGGGAACAGTACACTGTGACACTACAGAGG GATTCTAAAATGGGCTTCGGGATTGCAGTGTCGGGGGGCCGCGACAATCCTAACGTGGGCAGCGGCGAGACGTCCATCATCGTCTCGGACGTGTTAAAAGGCGGCCCGGCCGACGGACTTCTATA TGAAAACGACCGCGTCATTCAGGTCAACACCATGCCCATGGATAATGTGCCTCACTCCTTCGCTGTACAGCAGCTCCGAAAATGTGGGAAGGTGGCCAAGATT ACGGTGAAGCGATCCCGCAAAGTGCCCGCCCAGGCCATCAAGCGGCCTCCGTCCCCCAGCCAGGACAGCAGGGTGTACAACACTTCCAGCTACTACCCCGACGACACCCGCAGCATCCACAGCGTGGGAGACACCGAGCCGGGCTGGCAGGGTGGCAACGGCGGCCCGGGCTACCCTCGATCCAGAGACCCTAGTCTGGAAAAGGGCCGCGGGGGGGGTTACCTGGACCCAGACTACGATCAGGGATACCGACGCGAACGAAGCAgag GCAGGAGCATGGAGCGCTCGCCCAGCCCAGACAGAGGCTACCGGAGGGACGGCAGCAGAGGCCGCGCTCTGGAGCGCAGCTCCAGCCCCGAGCCACGGTACCAGCGCGAGCGCAGCCGAGGCCGCGGCACGAGTCCCGGAGGCGGGTCCGGATACGGCACGCGGAGATACGAGCCGCGGGACGAGAAGATTTCGAGGAGTTACAGCAGGGATAACCTGCACGAGCACTCGCCTTCTCCCAGCCACAGAAACAACCTTGAGCCTCTGGAGAAACCAGTCAGTGTGATGCTGGTGAAGAACCGGCCAACTGAAG AGTACGGCCTCCGACTGGGCAGCCAGATCTTCATTAAGGAGATGACCAGCACTGGCCTGGCCGCACGCGACGGCAATCTGCAGGAAGGAGACATTATTCTGAAG ATTAACGGGACGGTCACGGAGAACCTGTCCCTGAGCGACGCGGGGAAGCTGATCGAGAAGTCGCGCGGTAAGCTGCAGCTGGTCGTCCAGAGAGACCGCAGACAGATCCTCATCCGTCTCCCAGCGCTGGTGGACAGCGACTCCGAGCCGGATG acATGTCAGAAATTGAATCGTACCATTCCTACTCTCCACAAGATGACCAGAGGTCACGACAGTCTGACCTCTCCTCTCATTCCTCCAATGAAATACCACGTGAAAACACCAG GGAGGAAACCCACAGCCGAGCTCCCAAGATGAGTGCAAtggcttcaccattcagagtcCCTGAACCCCTGACCCCACCccaggaggagatggaggagatgcaGGTGGAGGAACCCCCAG CAGCTGTAATGACAACTCCAAAAATCCTGCTTAGGCCCAGCCCTGAGGATGAGGCTATGTACGG GGCAAACACAGTGATGGTGAACTTCCTGAAAGAAGACAGCGTGGGATTAAGGTTGGCGGGTGGGAACGATGTTGGCATCTTCATCGCCGGGGTGCAGGAGGGCAGTCCAGCGGAAAAGGAGGGACTACGTGTCGGAGACCAGATACTCAAG GTGAACAATGTTGACTTCCGGGGCATCGTAAGGGAGGAGGCCGTGTTGTTTCTGCTGGAGATCCCTAAAGGAGATGACGTGACCATCCTGGCACAGAACAAATCTGACG TTTACGAAGACGTCCTGGTTTCTGGGCGGGGCGACTCCTTCTTCATCCGGACCCACTTTGAGTACGAGAAGGAGACCATGCAGAGCCTGGCCTTCTCCCGGGGGGAGGTGTTTAAGGTGGTGGACACACTGTACGATGGCAAGCTTGGCAACTGGCTGGCCATCCGAGTGGGCAAAGAGAAGCAGCTTCTGGAAAAAGGCATCATTCCCAACAAGAGCAG GGCGGATCAGATGGCCAGTGTGCAGAACTCACAGCGGGTGGTTGGTACAGATCGGGCAGATTTCTGGCGCCTGCGTGGCCAGAGGACCGGGAGGAAGAAAGACCTGAGGAAGAGCAGAGAGGAGACGGGTAGTGGGGCGATCGGCACGCGCTTCCCTGCGTATGAGAGAGTGGTGCTGAGAGAGG CCGGGTTCAGGAGGCCTGTTGTGCTGTTTGGACCCATCGCAGATGCAGCCAATGAGAAACTGGCCTCTGAACTTCCAGATGAGTTTGTGATTGCCA AAACGGAGCCCAAAGATGCTGGGTCAGAGAAGTCCTCGGGCGTGGTGCGACTCAACACCATCCGCCAGATAATCGAGCAG GACAAACACGCCCTCCTTGACGTGACCCCCAAAGCAGTGGACACGTTGAACTACACGCAGTGGTACCCAATTGTGATCTTCTTCAACCCCGACAGCAAGCAGGGCATTAAGACCATGAGGCATCGGCTGGTTCCCAACTCCAGTCGCAGCGCCAGGAAATTGTATGACCAGGCGGCGAAGCTCAGGAAGTCCTGCTCGTACCTCTTCACTG CGGCTATCGAGTTGAACTCTGCCAACGACGCCTGGTACGGCAGTGTGAAAGACTCGATACGAGAGCAGCAGACCCAAGCGGTGTGGGTCTCGGAGGGGAAG CTGGAGGGGACAGAGGCGGATCTTGAGATCCCTGACGACCGCATGTCTTATTTGTCGGCCATGAGTGCCGACTACCTGAGCATGGACAGCCGGCTTGCCAGCGACTATGATGACACGGCCGACGAGGGTGGGGTTTATACAGATAACGAGCTTGAGGAGCTGCACAACCAATCGGTGTCCGCCATCAGCCGTTCCTCCGAGCCGGTCATGCCAGAGGAG ATCCTGCGCAAGGCCAGCCCTGTGATCCGTGGCCGACTCAGGAGGATAGGGAGCAGGGAGATGCTGAATGAGCCCCGCCCCAGTCCCATGACAACCTTCCTGCCTGAGTCCCGCCCCACTCCTATGACCACTTTCCTGCCCGAGCCCCCCAAG GTGAAAACGCTTCCGCAGAGCCCAGTGCTTCGTGGCCCACACGACTCCAATCACGGCTACGAATCCCACTCCAGCAGCCCCACCAACAGCGACCACCCCCGCGGCCACGACTCGCCCGGAGGGAGCAAACCCCCACCGCCGCCCGTCGCACTGAAGCCTTCCTACACGTCCCGCCTCACCCAGCCCACAAGGGACCATGCGCAGCTGGAGAAGAGCCCTGAAGACCCTTCTCAGAAGTCCTTCCTGGGGAAGGTGAGGGCATTCGAGAAGATGGACCACTTCGCTCGGACCCAGAGGATGCTGGAGCTGCAGGAGGCCCAGAACGCTCGG CTGGAAATCGCTCAGAAGCATCCTGACATCTATGCCGTTCCGCTGAAGTCCCAGAAGCTGGACCACAGTCGGCCGCAGCCCATTGG TTCCAGCTCTCGACCCGAGCCGCAGGCCACGCCTTCCAAGCTGCCGTACGCAGACAGCCGGCCGCAGCGCCCCAGCGAGGACGCGCAGGAGGGCTATCGCGGGCAGCCGGCCAGCCAGACGGGTCAAGGTTACTACATCGACACTCAGCAGTACCAGGACACCGAGCTGTAG